The proteins below come from a single Leptospirillum ferriphilum genomic window:
- a CDS encoding tetratricopeptide repeat protein, with amino-acid sequence MKSRGILLLGTIVLFGVVFPVPGRAMERTDAIRLAKKAEGGDAKARKTLFRKARKGDVWAEIVYGDLLARGKGGKEDPSRAIIWYRKAAMSGNPVAETNLGAAYYFGQGVPDDYIQAATWFRKAARQGFPAAENWMGSLRAAGLGVRRDSFRAFTWYRKAAHDGETAAMTNLGEAYMEGVGTVRSPEKGVGWLQKAAQKGDAEAQAMLGSAYKYGQGVPRNFSKAVDWFRKGARGGDAMAAYGLGVCYARGQGVSPDAVRGYAWLTVAQAMSRPGSPTAEIILRERNYLKRRMSPSDISRSELLAGNLLRRFSGKP; translated from the coding sequence ATGAAATCGCGAGGAATTTTGTTGCTGGGAACGATTGTTTTGTTCGGTGTTGTTTTTCCGGTTCCCGGAAGGGCCATGGAACGAACCGACGCGATCCGGCTTGCGAAAAAAGCCGAAGGGGGAGATGCAAAAGCGCGGAAAACCCTCTTCCGGAAAGCCCGGAAAGGGGATGTCTGGGCGGAAATCGTCTATGGAGATCTCCTGGCCAGAGGAAAGGGAGGCAAGGAGGATCCCTCCCGGGCGATCATCTGGTACCGGAAGGCGGCGATGTCCGGGAATCCTGTGGCCGAGACCAATCTCGGGGCGGCCTATTACTTCGGCCAGGGGGTTCCCGACGACTATATCCAGGCGGCCACATGGTTTCGAAAAGCTGCCCGCCAGGGGTTCCCGGCGGCAGAGAACTGGATGGGGTCTCTCCGGGCCGCGGGTCTGGGGGTCCGAAGGGATTCTTTCAGGGCGTTCACCTGGTACAGAAAGGCGGCTCATGACGGCGAGACGGCGGCCATGACGAACCTGGGAGAGGCCTATATGGAAGGGGTCGGAACGGTCCGTTCTCCCGAAAAAGGAGTCGGCTGGCTCCAGAAAGCCGCTCAAAAGGGTGATGCCGAAGCCCAGGCCATGCTCGGATCCGCCTACAAGTACGGCCAGGGGGTTCCCCGGAACTTTTCGAAGGCGGTGGACTGGTTCCGGAAGGGAGCGCGGGGGGGAGATGCCATGGCGGCTTATGGGCTCGGCGTCTGTTATGCGCGGGGGCAGGGGGTCTCGCCGGACGCTGTTCGCGGATACGCCTGGCTGACGGTTGCCCAGGCGATGTCCCGCCCCGGATCGCCGACCGCGGAGATCATCCTCCGGGAGAGAAACTATCTGAAGAGACGCATGTCCCCGTCGGACATTTCCCGCTCGGAGCTGCTTGCGGGAAATCTCCTTCGGCGTTTTTCAGGCAAACCCTAG
- a CDS encoding putative bifunctional diguanylate cyclase/phosphodiesterase, which translates to MNVSPSYNFWLVSLSVFIAVTAAYTSFSFASRITSTSGKIRLLWLGGGSVAMGVGIWSMHFIGMLAFRMPFPVHYDVRTTLLSLLMAIVVSGFALRMTSLPRIGPANLLMAGTLMGLGIGAMHYTGMMAMEMPMAIRYDPFLVFLSILIAVSASTAALRIVSTLRSDVAVADMPKKFLSALIMGAAISGMHYTGMAAARFPLRMSGTPLKNSSDAWLAVTIGLASFMILAIGLILSLVDSHLAMRTAGLVGSLKAANEKLHYLALHDGLTRLPNRTLLEDRVDQAIRHARGVDGAFSVFFLDVDRFKPINDSLGHSTGDKVLQQMARRLSGIVGPEDTVARIGGDEFVIVFPEQKDPGKVHEIARKIRDCVAENMEVDGQSLSVTTSIGISLFPHDGTTFRTLLASADSAMYYAKSKGSGQIQFYSGELNDSAALRIEMENDLRRGIEKEEFVLYYQPKVTLATGEVESVEALVRWNHPEKGILPPHYFIPRAEETGLIIPLGRWIMDRACREAVIWQQAGFSRLRVAVNLSALQFINQDLMKEILDALESSGLPPECLELEITESLLMEDPEGAMRTLSGIRQKGVHVAIDDFGTGYSSFSYLKKFPLDRLKIDRSFITDICDNPNDAAIVRTIITLGHNLNLKVIAEGVESQAQLEMLKAMECDAYQGFFNSRPLPPGELAERLKEMRLLKTPLPHEEAT; encoded by the coding sequence TTGAATGTAAGCCCGTCCTATAACTTCTGGCTGGTCAGCCTGTCTGTCTTTATCGCTGTCACGGCGGCCTATACGTCTTTCAGCTTTGCCTCCCGAATCACCTCCACGTCCGGTAAAATCCGTCTTCTCTGGCTTGGAGGTGGCTCTGTTGCCATGGGGGTCGGCATCTGGTCCATGCACTTCATCGGCATGCTGGCGTTCCGGATGCCGTTTCCGGTCCACTATGATGTCCGGACGACATTGTTGTCTCTTCTGATGGCGATCGTCGTTTCCGGGTTCGCTCTCCGGATGACCAGCCTTCCCCGGATCGGCCCCGCCAATCTTCTGATGGCCGGAACTTTGATGGGGCTTGGGATCGGGGCGATGCACTACACCGGGATGATGGCGATGGAGATGCCGATGGCCATCCGTTACGATCCCTTTCTGGTGTTTTTGTCCATTCTGATCGCCGTTTCGGCCTCCACCGCGGCTCTCCGGATCGTCTCCACCCTCCGCTCCGATGTGGCGGTCGCGGATATGCCCAAAAAATTTCTCAGCGCATTGATCATGGGTGCGGCGATCTCCGGGATGCACTATACCGGCATGGCAGCCGCCCGGTTTCCGCTCAGAATGTCCGGAACCCCCTTGAAAAACAGTTCCGATGCCTGGCTTGCGGTGACGATCGGGCTTGCGTCCTTCATGATTCTGGCCATCGGGCTGATCCTGTCGTTGGTGGATTCCCATCTGGCAATGAGAACCGCGGGACTTGTGGGATCCCTGAAGGCGGCCAATGAAAAACTGCACTACCTGGCCCTTCATGATGGACTGACGAGACTTCCCAACCGGACCCTTCTCGAAGACCGGGTGGATCAGGCTATCCGGCATGCCCGTGGCGTTGACGGGGCATTTTCCGTCTTTTTTCTGGATGTCGACCGGTTTAAACCGATCAACGACTCCCTGGGGCATTCGACCGGAGACAAGGTCCTCCAGCAGATGGCCAGACGGCTTTCGGGGATTGTGGGACCGGAAGACACGGTGGCCCGGATTGGCGGGGACGAGTTTGTCATTGTTTTTCCCGAACAGAAGGATCCCGGAAAAGTCCACGAAATCGCCAGGAAGATCCGGGATTGTGTCGCGGAGAACATGGAGGTTGATGGACAGTCCCTTTCCGTCACGACAAGCATCGGGATCAGTCTTTTTCCCCACGATGGCACGACCTTCCGGACTCTTCTCGCAAGTGCCGACAGTGCCATGTATTACGCCAAAAGCAAAGGATCGGGACAGATCCAGTTCTACTCGGGGGAGTTGAACGACAGCGCGGCCCTCCGGATCGAGATGGAAAACGATCTCCGGCGCGGAATCGAAAAGGAGGAGTTTGTCCTGTACTACCAGCCGAAAGTCACGCTTGCCACGGGGGAAGTCGAGTCGGTGGAAGCCCTTGTCCGCTGGAATCACCCGGAAAAAGGAATTCTCCCGCCCCACTATTTCATTCCCCGGGCAGAAGAAACGGGACTGATCATCCCCCTCGGACGCTGGATCATGGACCGGGCCTGCCGGGAAGCGGTCATCTGGCAGCAGGCGGGATTTTCCCGGCTGCGTGTCGCTGTCAACCTGTCGGCGCTGCAGTTCATCAATCAGGATCTGATGAAGGAAATTCTGGACGCGCTGGAGAGTTCGGGACTGCCACCGGAATGTCTTGAACTCGAGATTACCGAGAGTCTGCTGATGGAGGATCCGGAAGGGGCCATGCGGACCTTGTCGGGTATCCGGCAGAAAGGCGTCCATGTCGCCATCGACGATTTCGGAACAGGGTATTCAAGTTTTTCCTACCTCAAGAAATTTCCTCTCGACCGGTTGAAAATCGATCGGTCTTTTATCACGGACATTTGCGACAATCCGAACGATGCGGCGATTGTCCGGACCATCATCACGTTGGGTCACAACCTGAACCTCAAAGTCATTGCCGAAGGTGTGGAAAGCCAGGCCCAGCTGGAAATGCTGAAAGCAATGGAGTGCGATGCCTACCAGGGTTTTTTCAATTCAAGGCCGCTTCCTCCCGGGGAACTTGCCGAGAGATTGAAAGAAATGCGTCTCCTCAAAACGCCTCTTCCACATGAGGAAGCCACCTGA
- the leuC gene encoding 3-isopropylmalate dehydratase large subunit: MGRTLFEKVWDDHVVTETEGATLLYIDRQLVHEVTSPQAFEGLRMGGRPVRRPDATLAVPDHNVPTTDRSRGIQDPVSALQIETLEENARAFHVPIFSMNDIRQGIVHVIAPEQGFTLPGMTIVCGDSHTSTHGAFGTLAFGIGTSEVEHVLATQTLLQRKPRTFLIRISGDFPPGTTAKDLVLALIGRIGTDGGTGYVLEFAGPAIRKLSMEGRMTVCNMAIEAGARAGMIAPDDVTFEYLQNRPMSPKGALWDRAVHAWRSLSSDPDAVYDRTLDFDLSSLEPQVTWGTNPGMVLPVTGRVPDPARAPDDVTRTNMKNALEYMGISPGTPLENLKIDRVFIGSCTNGRIEDLRQAASVIRGRKVASHVHAMVVPGSGLVRAQAEKEGLDRVFSEAGFEWREPGCSMCLGMNPDQLAPGERCASTSNRNFEGRQGKGGRTHLVSPTMAAAAAIAGHFVDIRSWS, encoded by the coding sequence ATGGGAAGAACATTGTTCGAAAAGGTCTGGGACGATCATGTTGTCACCGAAACAGAAGGAGCGACCCTTTTGTATATCGATCGTCAACTGGTGCATGAGGTCACAAGCCCCCAGGCTTTCGAAGGCCTCCGGATGGGCGGCCGGCCGGTCCGGCGCCCCGACGCAACACTTGCTGTTCCGGACCACAACGTCCCCACCACCGACCGGTCCCGGGGGATTCAGGATCCGGTCAGCGCCCTGCAGATCGAGACCCTCGAGGAAAACGCCCGCGCCTTCCATGTCCCGATTTTTTCGATGAATGACATCCGCCAGGGCATCGTGCATGTCATCGCCCCGGAACAGGGGTTCACGCTGCCCGGCATGACGATTGTCTGCGGAGACAGCCACACCTCGACCCACGGCGCGTTCGGGACCCTGGCGTTCGGCATCGGGACCAGCGAAGTGGAACACGTTCTGGCGACCCAGACGCTTCTGCAGAGAAAGCCCAGGACCTTTCTGATCCGGATTTCCGGAGACTTCCCTCCCGGAACCACGGCCAAGGATCTTGTTCTGGCCCTGATTGGCCGGATCGGGACGGACGGCGGCACAGGCTATGTTCTCGAGTTTGCCGGTCCGGCCATCCGGAAACTGAGCATGGAAGGCCGGATGACAGTCTGCAACATGGCGATCGAAGCCGGAGCCCGGGCGGGCATGATCGCCCCGGACGACGTGACGTTCGAATATCTCCAGAACCGTCCCATGTCCCCGAAAGGAGCTCTGTGGGACAGGGCCGTCCACGCCTGGAGATCTCTTTCCTCGGACCCGGACGCCGTCTATGACCGGACGCTGGATTTCGATCTTTCCTCCCTGGAACCCCAGGTCACCTGGGGAACCAATCCCGGAATGGTTCTGCCCGTCACCGGCCGGGTGCCGGATCCGGCCCGGGCTCCGGACGACGTGACCCGAACCAATATGAAAAATGCGCTCGAATATATGGGGATCTCCCCGGGAACCCCTCTGGAAAACCTGAAGATTGACCGCGTGTTCATCGGGTCCTGCACCAACGGCCGGATCGAAGACCTTCGTCAGGCCGCCTCCGTCATCCGGGGCCGGAAAGTGGCGTCCCACGTTCATGCGATGGTCGTTCCCGGTTCGGGGCTGGTGCGGGCACAGGCCGAAAAGGAAGGACTGGACCGGGTCTTTTCCGAGGCGGGGTTCGAGTGGCGGGAACCGGGATGCTCGATGTGTCTCGGGATGAATCCGGACCAGCTCGCACCCGGTGAACGATGCGCATCCACATCGAACCGGAACTTCGAAGGCCGCCAGGGAAAAGGCGGACGAACGCACCTGGTCAGTCCCACGATGGCTGCGGCAGCGGCCATTGCAGGCCATTTCGTGGACATCCGTTCCTGGTCCTGA
- a CDS encoding AI-2E family transporter codes for MMTAGNMPPDPHAVHSAGRPFIAMALFLCLFGLLYLIIAPYLSALLWAAILSFAVTPIHAFLLKKIGRPAWTALLTTLLFLGFVLAPLLSLGVPLSHELILAVNGIRTFLEDPHSKVPDWIARLPLVGSRIDTLLTGLKTHPIGLDVATAKLQTHILAFGDQVLSLATNLGKWFLKFFIFLLAFFAFTLHGETIWATLSRLFTQWAGSRMEIPLKVIPATTRGVLYGVFFTALFQAILSAIGFWGAGLPNVLLLTTIAFLAALFPIGAVVVWVPSLLYLTVMHHWIAALIFGLWNLLGGGIIEHFIKPMFIGRSSDIPFLAILLGVMGGLEAFGLIGLFIGPVVLSVTLALLKALASSPSEV; via the coding sequence ATGATGACTGCCGGAAACATGCCGCCGGACCCGCATGCGGTCCACAGTGCCGGACGTCCGTTCATCGCCATGGCGCTTTTTCTGTGTCTGTTCGGTCTTCTCTATCTGATCATCGCGCCCTATCTTTCGGCCCTTCTCTGGGCTGCGATCCTGTCCTTTGCGGTGACACCCATCCACGCCTTTCTGCTCAAAAAAATCGGCCGGCCGGCCTGGACGGCTCTTTTGACCACCCTTCTTTTTCTGGGATTCGTTCTGGCCCCTCTCCTGTCTTTGGGGGTCCCGCTCTCCCACGAACTGATCCTCGCCGTCAACGGGATCCGGACGTTTCTGGAAGACCCGCACTCAAAGGTCCCCGACTGGATCGCGCGTCTGCCTCTGGTTGGTTCTCGAATCGATACGCTTTTGACGGGCCTCAAGACCCATCCGATCGGTCTTGATGTGGCGACGGCAAAACTCCAGACCCACATTCTGGCGTTCGGAGACCAGGTTCTCTCGCTGGCCACCAATCTCGGAAAATGGTTTCTCAAATTCTTCATCTTTCTTCTGGCTTTTTTTGCCTTCACCCTGCATGGGGAGACGATCTGGGCCACCCTGTCCCGCCTCTTTACACAGTGGGCGGGAAGCCGGATGGAGATTCCCCTGAAAGTCATTCCGGCCACAACCCGAGGAGTCCTTTACGGCGTTTTTTTCACCGCCCTGTTTCAGGCGATTCTTTCCGCCATCGGTTTCTGGGGGGCTGGCCTTCCAAACGTGCTCCTGCTGACAACCATCGCGTTTCTGGCCGCCCTGTTCCCCATCGGGGCAGTGGTCGTCTGGGTCCCCTCGCTCTTATACCTGACGGTCATGCACCACTGGATCGCCGCCCTCATCTTCGGTCTCTGGAACCTTCTGGGCGGCGGCATCATCGAACACTTCATCAAACCGATGTTCATCGGACGATCGTCGGACATTCCCTTCCTGGCCATTCTTCTGGGCGTCATGGGGGGACTGGAGGCTTTCGGACTGATCGGTCTTTTTATCGGCCCCGTGGTCCTCTCCGTCACACTGGCTCTTTTAAAGGCTCTGGCATCCTCGCCGTCCGAGGTTTGA
- a CDS encoding MFS transporter translates to MTDSASLKKSLSPGTVLAANIVGNVLEWYDFALYGSFATLFARVFFPPGNGYLSLLETFGAFAAGYVSRPVGGLLFGHAGDTRGRKRALIFSILLMSVPTVLVGLLPGYREAGILSPVLLVLLRILQGLAIGGEFSLVMSFLVETAPSHKRGYHGSWALVGVVAGILLGTLSALSVSMVLGPERLASWGWRIPFLAGLLLTGAGLFLRRHLPESPAFRPEERDTSPFLSAVRGHGREMAKGFGFLVTNSIAFYTIVIYQPAFLAGLPGSTLEKALTVQVLGLVALLFLVPLAGHLSDRIGRKPVTLLSATGFFLLSPFLYRTFVGGSAEALLTGEAVFLLLLALYIGPLPSLLTEIFPSNVRCSALSVTYNVNLALFGGTTPLFVTWLSHHFHDRTAAGDLLSVAALVSFFSILLLDETRFSPLP, encoded by the coding sequence ATGACCGATTCGGCTTCGCTGAAAAAATCTCTTTCCCCCGGCACCGTCCTGGCCGCCAATATCGTCGGCAACGTCCTGGAGTGGTACGACTTCGCCCTCTACGGAAGCTTTGCCACCCTGTTCGCCCGGGTATTCTTTCCCCCGGGAAACGGGTATCTCTCTCTTCTGGAAACCTTCGGGGCCTTTGCCGCCGGATATGTCAGCCGACCGGTCGGCGGACTCCTCTTCGGTCACGCCGGCGACACCCGCGGACGAAAACGGGCGCTGATTTTTTCGATCCTTCTGATGTCTGTTCCCACCGTGCTGGTCGGCCTTCTTCCCGGCTACCGGGAAGCCGGCATCCTCTCGCCCGTCCTCCTGGTTCTCCTCCGGATCCTGCAAGGGCTGGCCATCGGCGGAGAATTCTCCCTCGTCATGTCATTCCTGGTGGAGACCGCCCCCTCTCATAAAAGAGGATACCACGGCTCGTGGGCCCTGGTTGGCGTCGTCGCCGGGATCCTCCTGGGAACTCTGTCGGCGCTTTCCGTTTCCATGGTCCTCGGTCCGGAGCGGCTCGCGTCCTGGGGCTGGCGCATCCCGTTTCTGGCCGGGCTTCTCCTGACGGGGGCCGGGCTTTTCCTGCGACGCCATCTTCCCGAGTCCCCGGCGTTTCGACCGGAAGAACGGGACACCTCTCCCTTTCTCTCCGCGGTCAGAGGCCATGGCCGGGAAATGGCGAAAGGGTTCGGCTTCCTGGTCACCAACTCGATCGCGTTCTACACGATCGTGATCTACCAGCCGGCCTTCCTGGCGGGACTCCCCGGCAGCACGCTGGAAAAGGCCCTGACCGTTCAGGTTCTGGGTCTGGTCGCCCTTCTGTTTCTCGTCCCTCTGGCAGGGCATTTGTCGGACCGGATTGGAAGGAAACCCGTCACCCTCCTCTCCGCCACCGGCTTTTTCCTTTTATCGCCCTTTCTCTATCGGACCTTCGTCGGAGGCTCTGCGGAAGCTCTCCTGACAGGAGAAGCCGTTTTTCTCCTCCTTCTCGCCCTTTACATCGGTCCCCTGCCAAGCCTTCTCACGGAGATCTTTCCCTCGAACGTCCGCTGCTCGGCCCTCTCCGTCACCTACAACGTGAATCTGGCCCTGTTTGGAGGAACGACGCCGCTCTTCGTCACCTGGCTGTCCCATCACTTTCATGACCGGACGGCCGCCGGAGACCTTCTGTCGGTGGCGGCCCTGGTCTCGTTTTTTTCGATCCTGCTGCTGGACGAAACCCGTTTTTCCCCTCTCCCGTGA
- the leuD gene encoding 3-isopropylmalate dehydratase small subunit — MEPFKILEAVAAPIDRANIDTDAIIPKQFLKTIKRTGLGVSLFYDWRYLEDGKTPNPDFVLNQERYKNANILVTRQNFGSGSSREHAPWALLDFGIRSILAPSFADIFYNNCFKNGILPVRLPEDQIDRLFREIPGQNGYRITIDLPSQAVILPDGTRWSFDVDPFRKKCLLEGLDDIGLTLAYKDQIAAYEHRRKEEAPWLFSHPNA, encoded by the coding sequence ATGGAACCATTCAAGATTCTTGAGGCCGTCGCGGCCCCGATAGACCGGGCCAATATCGATACGGACGCCATAATCCCCAAGCAATTTCTGAAAACCATCAAGCGGACAGGACTCGGCGTCAGCCTGTTCTACGACTGGCGGTACCTGGAAGACGGAAAAACCCCGAACCCGGATTTCGTCCTGAACCAGGAACGCTACAAAAATGCCAACATTCTTGTCACACGGCAGAACTTTGGGTCCGGAAGCTCCCGGGAACATGCCCCCTGGGCCCTTCTGGATTTTGGCATCCGTTCCATCCTGGCTCCGAGTTTCGCCGACATCTTCTACAACAACTGCTTCAAAAACGGCATTCTTCCCGTACGACTCCCGGAAGACCAGATTGACCGGCTGTTCCGGGAAATCCCCGGCCAGAACGGCTACCGGATCACGATCGACCTCCCGTCCCAGGCCGTAATCCTTCCGGATGGAACCCGATGGTCCTTCGATGTCGATCCGTTCCGCAAGAAATGTCTTCTGGAAGGACTTGACGACATCGGGCTGACTCTCGCCTATAAGGATCAGATCGCCGCCTACGAACACCGGCGAAAGGAAGAAGCCCCCTGGCTTTTTTCACATCCGAACGCATGA
- the rfbC gene encoding dTDP-4-dehydrorhamnose 3,5-epimerase gives MKVIETPIGGLLRIRPDVHGDERGFFLESFHAKKFAALGIPQLFVQDNHSRSARGVLRGLHFQKRHPQGKLVRVLSGSLFDVAVDLRHGSPTFGHWFGLTLSAGDPEFLYLPEGMAHGFLALEDRTELFYKCTDFYDPADEGGLRWNDPAIGIAWPERPSVLSPKDAAFPVLAEILPGDLPRV, from the coding sequence GTGAAGGTGATCGAAACGCCGATCGGCGGACTGCTCCGAATCCGTCCGGATGTGCACGGGGACGAAAGGGGATTTTTCCTGGAAAGCTTTCACGCAAAAAAATTTGCGGCGCTGGGAATCCCCCAGCTTTTTGTCCAGGACAACCATTCCCGTTCGGCCCGGGGTGTTCTCCGGGGACTGCACTTTCAAAAGCGTCACCCTCAGGGAAAGTTGGTCCGGGTCCTGTCCGGGTCGCTGTTCGACGTGGCCGTGGACCTTCGTCACGGCTCCCCGACTTTTGGGCACTGGTTTGGTCTGACACTTTCCGCAGGGGACCCCGAGTTCCTGTATCTTCCGGAGGGCATGGCGCACGGATTTCTTGCTCTGGAAGACCGGACGGAACTGTTTTACAAGTGCACCGATTTCTATGATCCGGCGGACGAAGGCGGTCTCCGGTGGAACGACCCCGCCATTGGAATCGCCTGGCCGGAGAGGCCTTCCGTCCTGTCTCCGAAGGATGCCGCGTTCCCGGTCCTTGCGGAGATTTTGCCCGGGGATCTGCCTCGCGTGTGA
- a CDS encoding YqaE/Pmp3 family membrane protein: protein MRLVIALLLPWATFFTIGRPLSGVVCLILQITLIGWIPATIWAVYALSQFKTDQKIQEALKGQ from the coding sequence ATGAGACTTGTGATTGCGCTGCTTTTGCCCTGGGCCACGTTTTTTACAATCGGCCGACCTCTCTCGGGAGTCGTCTGCCTGATTCTTCAGATCACACTGATTGGCTGGATCCCGGCGACGATTTGGGCGGTCTATGCCCTGAGTCAGTTCAAGACGGACCAGAAGATCCAGGAAGCCCTCAAGGGACAGTGA
- the rfbB gene encoding dTDP-glucose 4,6-dehydratase gives MERWLVTGGAGFIGSNFILAARREKRAEILNLDRLTYAGNAANLEELHSDPAYRLLPGDIADRDLVRKTLDGFSPTAVFHFAAESHVDRSIEGPAIFLRTNVEGTFSLLEESRRYFNSLASSEKGRFRFVHVSTDEVFGSLSPSDPPFNEKTPYAPNSPYAASKAASDHFVRAWFHTYGLPVLTTNCSNNYGPFQFPEKLVPTAILSALKGRDVPVYGDGMNVRDWLFVEDHCHALFRVRERGVPGETYNVGGGNEKTNLQMVSALLTLLDKKRPRPDGLSHLERIRFVPDRPGHDRRYAIDGSRLRRELSWTPAHAFDQALEKTVDWYLDNEPWWKALESRHEAGTRQGLIPGGRP, from the coding sequence ATGGAACGGTGGCTCGTGACGGGTGGGGCCGGTTTTATCGGCTCGAATTTTATTCTGGCTGCGCGCCGGGAAAAGCGCGCGGAAATCCTGAATCTGGATCGTCTGACCTACGCGGGGAACGCGGCGAACCTGGAGGAACTCCACTCCGATCCGGCGTATCGGCTTCTTCCCGGGGATATCGCTGACCGGGATCTTGTCCGCAAGACCCTGGACGGTTTCTCCCCGACCGCCGTGTTTCACTTTGCGGCGGAGAGTCATGTGGACCGGTCCATCGAGGGGCCTGCCATTTTTTTGAGGACCAACGTGGAAGGGACTTTCTCCCTTCTCGAAGAGTCGCGGCGCTATTTCAACTCCCTTGCGTCGTCCGAAAAAGGGCGCTTCCGGTTTGTGCATGTGTCAACGGACGAGGTGTTCGGTTCCCTTTCCCCGTCCGACCCTCCGTTCAATGAAAAGACCCCGTATGCCCCGAATTCTCCCTACGCCGCTTCAAAGGCCGCCAGCGACCACTTTGTCCGGGCGTGGTTCCACACGTACGGTCTTCCGGTTCTGACGACCAACTGCTCCAATAACTATGGTCCGTTCCAGTTTCCGGAAAAACTCGTTCCCACCGCGATCCTCTCCGCCCTCAAGGGAAGGGATGTCCCCGTCTATGGCGACGGCATGAATGTCCGGGACTGGCTCTTTGTCGAAGATCACTGTCATGCCCTGTTTCGCGTCCGTGAACGGGGAGTGCCCGGAGAGACCTACAATGTCGGCGGCGGAAACGAAAAGACCAATCTTCAGATGGTGTCCGCCCTGCTGACACTTCTGGACAAAAAAAGACCCCGTCCGGACGGTTTGTCTCATCTGGAGAGAATCCGGTTCGTTCCGGACCGTCCGGGACATGACCGGCGGTATGCGATCGACGGTTCCCGCCTTCGCCGGGAGCTCTCCTGGACGCCGGCCCATGCGTTCGACCAGGCGCTGGAAAAAACCGTCGACTGGTATCTCGATAACGAACCCTGGTGGAAGGCTCTCGAGTCTCGCCACGAGGCGGGGACACGACAAGGCTTGATACCGGGAGGGCGGCCGTGA
- the rfbA gene encoding glucose-1-phosphate thymidylyltransferase RfbA, whose product MRGIILAGGSGTRLHPLTHVVSKQLMPVYDKPMVYYPLSTLMLAGIREILVISTPQDLPLFQKLLRDGSQIGLSISYAEQPAPAGLAQAFLIGETFIREEPVALVLGDNIFFGHGLLESLRRGTNLTKGALIFGYPVRDPERYGVLEFDNEGRVLGIEEKPSKPRSRYAVPGIYFYDGTVSRRAAGLRPSLRGELEITDLNRSYLSEGLLEVERIGRGIAWLDTGTHESLLQASNFIETIESRQGLKVACLEEVAFRMGYITLDAIEQIGKTMEKNGYGQYLLSIVRETREETGAGGSG is encoded by the coding sequence GTGAGAGGGATCATTCTTGCGGGTGGGAGCGGCACGAGGCTCCATCCTCTCACGCATGTCGTCAGCAAGCAGTTGATGCCCGTCTACGACAAGCCGATGGTCTATTACCCCCTGTCCACCCTGATGCTGGCCGGCATCCGGGAAATTCTTGTCATATCGACCCCGCAGGACCTGCCTCTTTTCCAAAAGCTCTTGAGAGACGGAAGCCAGATCGGACTTTCCATCTCTTACGCTGAACAGCCCGCGCCCGCTGGCCTGGCCCAGGCGTTTCTGATCGGGGAAACCTTCATCCGGGAGGAGCCGGTGGCGCTTGTCCTGGGCGACAACATTTTTTTCGGCCATGGCCTGCTGGAGAGCCTGAGGCGTGGAACGAACCTGACGAAAGGCGCCCTGATCTTTGGTTACCCGGTCCGGGACCCCGAACGCTATGGTGTTCTCGAATTCGACAATGAGGGCCGGGTGCTGGGGATCGAGGAAAAGCCGTCGAAACCCCGTTCCCGTTATGCGGTTCCGGGAATCTACTTCTATGACGGAACGGTGTCCCGGAGAGCCGCCGGATTGCGTCCCTCCCTGCGGGGGGAACTCGAAATTACCGATCTCAACCGGTCCTACCTGTCCGAAGGATTGCTGGAGGTGGAACGGATCGGCCGGGGGATCGCCTGGCTCGATACCGGGACCCACGAATCCCTCCTCCAGGCATCGAATTTTATCGAAACCATTGAGAGCCGTCAGGGTCTCAAGGTGGCCTGTCTCGAGGAGGTTGCCTTCCGGATGGGATACATCACTCTCGACGCCATTGAACAGATCGGGAAAACCATGGAAAAAAACGGGTACGGGCAATATCTCCTGTCGATCGTGCGGGAAACGCGTGAAGAGACGGGAGCGGGAGGTTCGGGGTGA